The Colias croceus chromosome 21, ilColCroc2.1 genome window below encodes:
- the LOC123701158 gene encoding succinate dehydrogenase [ubiquinone] iron-sulfur subunit, mitochondrial-like encodes MFNRLLINHKSPISFKIIRLYSGHKAPPAKKKDVDPRRVFKVYRYDGILSKDKPKMKNYDLDVSTCGKMVLDAMIKIKDMDSSFVFRRSCREGICGSCAINLQGNNCLACITEIPPDKTISIYPIPHMYVIRDLVVDMTHFFNAYDGIRPYLIRERTSDLGAYQYAQSVEDQAKLVGLYECVLCACCSTACPSYWWNGRRFLGPAALLHAYRWIIDSRDMDTAARLYDLRDDFMVYRCHTIMNCTLACPKGLNPHVAIAYLKRLISRVDKKQPEGIDALKFASGAKKKC; translated from the exons atgTTCAATCggttattaataaatcacaaatcacctatatcatttaaaataattagattatacTCTGGTCATAAAGCTCCGCCAGCTAAAAAGAAAGATGTGGATCCAAGACGAGTCTTTAAAGTATACAGATACGATGGAATTCTATCGAAAGATAAACCCAAAATGAAGAACTATGACCTCGACGTTAGCACATGTGGCAAAATGGTACTTGATGccatgataaaaattaaagacatGGACTCATCGTTTGTCTTCCGACGATCTTGCAGAGAAG GTATTTGCGGTTCCTGCGCAATAAACCTTCAAGGAAACAATTGCCTCGCTTGCATCACAGAAATACCGCCAGATAAAACGATATCTATCTACCCAATACCGCATATGTACGTGATACGAGATTTGGTCGTGGACATGACACATTTCTTCAATGCCTACGATGGCATACGGCCATATTTGATCAGAGAACGCACTAGTGATTTGGGGGCATACCAATACGCACAGAGCGTTGAAGACCAGGCGAAATTAGTTGGTCTGTATGAATGTGTTCTCTGCGCTTGTTGTTCCACAGCCTGTCCTAGTTACTGGTGGAATGGCAGACGGTTCCTGGGTCCAGCAGCTCTTCTCCACGCGTATAGATGGATCATAGACTCTAGGGATATGGACACCGCTGCAAGGTTATACGACTTGAGAGATGACTTCATGGTGTACCGTTGCCATACTATAATGAACTGTACTCTTGCATGCCCGAAAGGTTTGAACCCACATGTAGCTATTGCGTATCTTAAGAGGTTAATTTCTCGTGTGGATAAGAAACAACCGGAAGGCATTGATGCTTTGAAGTTTGCGTCGGGTGCGAAAAAGAAATGCTag